A section of the Lutra lutra chromosome 3, mLutLut1.2, whole genome shotgun sequence genome encodes:
- the ASIC4 gene encoding acid-sensing ion channel 4, whose product MPIEIVCKIKFAEEDAKPKEKEAGDEQSLLGAAQGAAAPRDLATFASTSTLHGLGRACGPGPHGLRRSLWALALLTSLAAFLYQAAGLARGYLTRPHLVAMDPASPAPTAGFPAVTLCNINRFRHSALSDADIFHLANLTGLPPKDRDGHRAAGLRYPEPDMVDILNRTGHQLADMLKSCNFSGHHCSTSNFSVVYTRYGKCYTFNADPQSSLPSRAGGMGSGLEIMLDIQQEEYLPIWRETNETSFEAGIRVQIHSQEEPPYIHQLGFGVSPGFQTFVSCQEQRLTYLPQPWGNCRAENGLREPELQGYSAYSVSACRLRCEKEAVLQRCHCRMVHMPGNETICPPNIYIECADHTLDSLGGGSEGPCFCPTPCNLTRYGKEISMVRIPNRGSARYLARKYNRNETYIRENFLVLDVFFEALTSEAMEQRAAYGLSALLGDLGGQMGLFIGASILTLLEILDYIYEVSWDRLKRVWRRPKTPLRTSTGGISTLGLQELKEQSPCPSRGRAEGGGGSGLLPNHHHPPGPRGGLFEDFAC is encoded by the exons ATGCCGATCGAGATTGTGTGCAAAATCAAATTCGCAGAGGAGGATGCGAAACccaaggagaaggaggcaggggatGAGCAAAGCCTCCTGGGGGCGGCACAGGGGGCAGCAGCCCCCCGGGACCTGGCCACCTTTGCCAGCACCAGCACTCTGCACGGGCTGGGCCGGGCCTGTGGCCCAGGCCCCCACGGACTGCGCAGAAGCCTGTGGGCACTGGCCCTACTCACCTCACTGGCCGCTTTCCTGTACCAGGCTGCCGGCCTGGCGCGGGGCTACCTGACCCGGCCTCACCTGGTGGCCATGGATCCTGCCTCGCCAGCCCCAACAGCGGGCTTCCCGGCCGTCACCCTCTGTAACATCAACCGCTTCCGGCACTCGGCCCTCAGCGACGCCGACATCTTCCACCTGGCCAACCTGACAGGGCTGCCCCCCAAGGACCGGGATGGGCACCGTGCCGCCGGCCTGCGCTACCCGGAGCCCGACATGGTAGACATCCTCAACCGCACCGGCCACCAGCTCGCAGACATGCTCAAGAGCTGTAACTTCAGTGGGCATCACTGTTCCACCAGCAACTTCTCTGTG GTCTATACTCGCTACGGGAAGTGTTATACCTTCAACGCTGATCCACAGAGTTCGCTGCCCAGTCGGGCAGGGGGCATGGGCAGTGGCCTGGAGATCATGTTGGACATCCAGCAGGAGGAATACCTGCCCATCTGGAGAGAGACAA ATGAGACATCATTCGAGGCTGGCATCCGGGTGCAGATCCATAGCCAAGAGGAGCCCCCCTACATCCATCAGTTGGGCTTTGGTGTGTCCCCAGGCTTCCAGACCTTTGTGTCCTGCCAGGAACAGCGG ctgACCTatctgccccagccctggggcaaCTGCCGGGCGGAGAATGGGCTCCGGGAGCCCGAGCTTCAGGGCTACTCAGCCTACAGTGTGTCTGCCTGCCGGCTGCGCTGTGAAAAGGAGGCCGTGCTTCAGCGCTGCCACTGCCGGATGGTGCACATGCCAG GCAATGAGACCATCTGCCCGCCGAATATCTACATCGAGTGTGCCGACCACACACTGG ACTCCTTGGGAGGGGGCTCCGAGGGCCCGTGTTTCTGCCCTACTCCCTGCAACCTGACTCGCTACGGGAAAGAAATCTCAATGGTCAGGATCCCCAACAGGGGCTCAGCCCGGTACCTGGCGAGGAAGTACAACCGCAATGAGACCTACATCCG GGAGAACTTCCTGGTCCTTGATGTCTTTTTTGAAGCCCTGACCTCCGAGGCCATGGAGCAGCGAGCAGCCTATGGCCTGTCAGCCCTGCTGG GAGATCTCGGGGGACAGATGGGCCTCTTCATTGGGGCCAGCATCCTCACACTACTGGAGATCCTGGACTACATCTATGAG GTGTCCTGGGACCGACTGAAGCGGGTGTGGCGTCGTCCCAAGACCCCTTTGCGGACCTCCACCGGGGGCATCTCCACCCTGGGGCTGCAGGAGCTGAAGGAGCAG AGTCCATGCCCAAGCCGGGGCCGCGCTGAAGGTGGGGGAGGCAGCGGCCTGctccccaaccaccaccaccctcctGGCCCCCGAGGAGGCCTCTTTGAAGACTTTGCTTGCTAG